Proteins found in one Bicyclus anynana chromosome 26, ilBicAnyn1.1, whole genome shotgun sequence genomic segment:
- the LOC112045684 gene encoding retrovirus-related Pol polyprotein from transposon 412 isoform X1 — protein MKENTGEIDSKNVVKNRELLYRMIISQLYYDGFQPIAATLSAAVHADPPCPPSDRLLNLMMVGLQHEPDRKDRLAASSGAEHLLGTTGFDVQHVKGADNLVADAFSRVESVSAQDLLKSLAQSQASDEELISLQDSTSLRLTRVPVPGTNFELVCDESTGKPRPFVTAQFRKSIFESLHNLSHPGVSATSRLIAERFVWPSMRKDCRNWTRACTECQRSKVTRHTASPLATFSQPSERFSTIHLDIIGQLPYSNGQSYCLTVIDRFSRWPEVFPMPNITAETCTATFISGWLARFGCPRVIITDRGSQFSSHLFQKIVELTGAEHRMTTSYHPQCNGMVERLHRQLKAAIMCHANPQWTEVLPFVLLGIRSSWKEDLGASCADLVYGEPLRLPGEFFNPTKDQCFDPTYFADRLRTHMAKLSPCPASRHGNKIFYVPKDLSTADFVFLRRGTIKKALQQPYMGPFKVLERSEKYFKIESKGKPISVTIDRLKPAFVLQPDQPELLSPAVTTRSGRRVRFTVPFQCK, from the exons atgaaagaaaatactGGAGAAATAGACTCAAAGAATGTGGTTAAAAACAGGGAGCTGCTATATCGCATGATTATAAG CCAGCTGTACTACGATGGGTTCCAGCCCATCGCAGCCACTCTGTCTGCGGCCGTGCACGCTGACCCGCCGTGCCCTCCCAGTGATAG GCTGCTGAACCTAATGATGGTGGGGCTGCAGCACGAGCCGGACCGGAAGGACCGACTGGCTGCCTCCAGCGGGGCGGAGCATCTCCTCGGCACCACTGGCTTTG ATGTTCAGCACGTCAAGGGAGCTGACAATCTGGTCGCGGATGCTTTCTCTCGGGTGGAAAGCGTTTCAGCGCAGGACTTACTCAAGTCCCTAGCGCAGTCACAGGCATCCGACGAGGAGCTTATCTCTCTGCAGGATTCAACATCGTTACGTCTAACAAGAGTCCCAGTACCTGGTACAAATTTTGAGCTGGTATGTGACGAATCCACAGGAAAACCTCGTCCCTTTGTAACTGCTCAGTTTCGTAAATCCATTTTTGAGAGTCTTCATAACCTCAGTCATCCGGGGGTCAGTGCTACTTCTCGATTAATTGCTGAGCGTTTTGTTTGGCCATCTATGCGCAAAGACTGTCGTAATTGGACTCGCGCATGCACAGAGTGTCAACGGTCTAAGGTTACCCGCCACACAGCTTCTCCATTAGCAACTTTTTCACAACCATCAGAGCGTTTTTCAACAATACATTTAGACATAATTGGCCAGTTGCCATACTCTAACGGTCAAAGTTACTGCCTCACCGTCATCGACCGTTTTTCACGGTGGCCTGAGGTATTTCCTATGCCAAACATTACCGCTGAGACTTGCACTGCTACATTTATCTCTGGCTGGTTAGCCAGATTTGGGTGTCCTCGTGTAATAATTACTGACAGAGGATCTCAGTTTAGCTCGCATCTGTTTCAGAAGATCGTTGAACTGACCGGTGCTGAGCATCGCATGACAACTTCGTATCACCCTCAATGCAATGGTATGGTGGAGCGGCTGCACCGCCAGTTAAAGGCGGCGATAATGTGTCACGCCAATCCACAATGGACCGAGGTATTACCCTTTGTTTTATTAGGAATCAGAAGCTCCTGGAAGGAGGACCTTGGGGCATCGTGTGCTGACCTGGTATATGGGGAACCGCTACGGTTACCAGGGGAATTTTTTAATCCCACCAAAGACCAATGCTTCGACCCAACGTATTTCGCTGATAGGCTTCGCACACATATGGCAAAATTATCTCCATGTCCTGCAAGCAGACATGGTAACAAAATTTTTTATGTCCCAAAAGATCTGTCTACAGCAGATTTTGTTTTCCTACGTAGGGGAACGATTAAAAAGGCATTACAGCAGCCTTACATGGGTCCCTTTAAGGTATTGGAACGAAGCGAGAAATATTTTAAGATCGAATCAAAAGGAAAACCCATCTCCGTTACCATTGATCGCCTAAAACCAGCCTTCGTGTTACAGCCTGATCAACCCGAACTATTGTCACCAGCGGTTACCACTCGATCAGGTCGTAGAGTTCGTTTCACAGTTCCTTTCCaatgtaaatag
- the LOC112045684 gene encoding uncharacterized protein LOC112045684 isoform X4, whose protein sequence is MKENTGEIDSKNVVKNRELLYRMIISQLYYDGFQPIAATLSAAVHADPPCPPSDRLLNLMMVGLQHEPDRKDRLAASSGAEHLLGTTGFDVQHVKGADNLVADAFSRVESVSAQDLLKSLAQSQASDEELISLQDSTSLRLTRVPVPGTNFELKIVELTGAEHRMTTSYHPQCNGMVERLHRQLKAAIMCHANPQWTEVLPFVLLGIRSSWKEDLGASCADLVYGEPLRLPGEFFNPTKDQCFDPTYFADRLRTHMAKLSPCPASRHGNKIFYVPKDLSTADFVFLRRGTIKKALQQPYMGPFKVLERSEKYFKIESKGKPISVTIDRLKPAFVLQPDQPELLSPAVTTRSGRRVRFTVPFQCK, encoded by the exons atgaaagaaaatactGGAGAAATAGACTCAAAGAATGTGGTTAAAAACAGGGAGCTGCTATATCGCATGATTATAAG CCAGCTGTACTACGATGGGTTCCAGCCCATCGCAGCCACTCTGTCTGCGGCCGTGCACGCTGACCCGCCGTGCCCTCCCAGTGATAG GCTGCTGAACCTAATGATGGTGGGGCTGCAGCACGAGCCGGACCGGAAGGACCGACTGGCTGCCTCCAGCGGGGCGGAGCATCTCCTCGGCACCACTGGCTTTG ATGTTCAGCACGTCAAGGGAGCTGACAATCTGGTCGCGGATGCTTTCTCTCGGGTGGAAAGCGTTTCAGCGCAGGACTTACTCAAGTCCCTAGCGCAGTCACAGGCATCCGACGAGGAGCTTATCTCTCTGCAGGATTCAACATCGTTACGTCTAACAAGAGTCCCAGTACCTGGTACAAATTTTGAGCTG AAGATCGTTGAACTGACCGGTGCTGAGCATCGCATGACAACTTCGTATCACCCTCAATGCAATGGTATGGTGGAGCGGCTGCACCGCCAGTTAAAGGCGGCGATAATGTGTCACGCCAATCCACAATGGACCGAGGTATTACCCTTTGTTTTATTAGGAATCAGAAGCTCCTGGAAGGAGGACCTTGGGGCATCGTGTGCTGACCTGGTATATGGGGAACCGCTACGGTTACCAGGGGAATTTTTTAATCCCACCAAAGACCAATGCTTCGACCCAACGTATTTCGCTGATAGGCTTCGCACACATATGGCAAAATTATCTCCATGTCCTGCAAGCAGACATGGTAACAAAATTTTTTATGTCCCAAAAGATCTGTCTACAGCAGATTTTGTTTTCCTACGTAGGGGAACGATTAAAAAGGCATTACAGCAGCCTTACATGGGTCCCTTTAAGGTATTGGAACGAAGCGAGAAATATTTTAAGATCGAATCAAAAGGAAAACCCATCTCCGTTACCATTGATCGCCTAAAACCAGCCTTCGTGTTACAGCCTGATCAACCCGAACTATTGTCACCAGCGGTTACCACTCGATCAGGTCGTAGAGTTCGTTTCACAGTTCCTTTCCaatgtaaatag
- the LOC112045684 gene encoding retrovirus-related Pol polyprotein from transposon 412 isoform X3 — translation MKENTGEIDSKNVVKNRELLYRMIISQLYYDGFQPIAATLSAAVHADPPCPPSDRLLNLMMVGLQHEPDRKDRLAASSGAEHLLGTTGFDVQHVKGADNLVADAFSRVESVSAQDLLKSLAQSQASDEELISLQDSTSLRLTRVPVPGTNFELVCDESTGKPRPFVTAQFRKSIFESLHNLSHPGVSATSRLIAERFVWPSMRKDCRNWTRACTECQRSKVTRHTASPLATFSQPSERFSTIHLDIIGQLPYSNGQSYCLTVIDRFSRWPEVFPMPNITAETCTATFISGWLARFGCPRVIITDRGSQFSSHLFQKIVELTGAEHRMTTSYHPQCNGMVERLHRQLKAAIMCHANPQWTEGGGVASQGVHFT, via the exons atgaaagaaaatactGGAGAAATAGACTCAAAGAATGTGGTTAAAAACAGGGAGCTGCTATATCGCATGATTATAAG CCAGCTGTACTACGATGGGTTCCAGCCCATCGCAGCCACTCTGTCTGCGGCCGTGCACGCTGACCCGCCGTGCCCTCCCAGTGATAG GCTGCTGAACCTAATGATGGTGGGGCTGCAGCACGAGCCGGACCGGAAGGACCGACTGGCTGCCTCCAGCGGGGCGGAGCATCTCCTCGGCACCACTGGCTTTG ATGTTCAGCACGTCAAGGGAGCTGACAATCTGGTCGCGGATGCTTTCTCTCGGGTGGAAAGCGTTTCAGCGCAGGACTTACTCAAGTCCCTAGCGCAGTCACAGGCATCCGACGAGGAGCTTATCTCTCTGCAGGATTCAACATCGTTACGTCTAACAAGAGTCCCAGTACCTGGTACAAATTTTGAGCTGGTATGTGACGAATCCACAGGAAAACCTCGTCCCTTTGTAACTGCTCAGTTTCGTAAATCCATTTTTGAGAGTCTTCATAACCTCAGTCATCCGGGGGTCAGTGCTACTTCTCGATTAATTGCTGAGCGTTTTGTTTGGCCATCTATGCGCAAAGACTGTCGTAATTGGACTCGCGCATGCACAGAGTGTCAACGGTCTAAGGTTACCCGCCACACAGCTTCTCCATTAGCAACTTTTTCACAACCATCAGAGCGTTTTTCAACAATACATTTAGACATAATTGGCCAGTTGCCATACTCTAACGGTCAAAGTTACTGCCTCACCGTCATCGACCGTTTTTCACGGTGGCCTGAGGTATTTCCTATGCCAAACATTACCGCTGAGACTTGCACTGCTACATTTATCTCTGGCTGGTTAGCCAGATTTGGGTGTCCTCGTGTAATAATTACTGACAGAGGATCTCAGTTTAGCTCGCATCTGTTTCAGAAGATCGTTGAACTGACCGGTGCTGAGCATCGCATGACAACTTCGTATCACCCTCAATGCAATGGTATGGTGGAGCGGCTGCACCGCCAGTTAAAGGCGGCGATAATGTGTCACGCCAATCCACAATGGACCGAG GGGGGTGGTGTGGCGAGCCAAGGAGTTCACTTTACATAA